Proteins encoded by one window of Maliibacterium massiliense:
- a CDS encoding SoxR reducing system RseC family protein, whose product MTEQGLVVATKDTSATVQFVRTSACARCGACSLASESRAMLLEVENTLHARVGQRVEITLDGGNMLRASAIAYLIPLLGLLAGALAGPAAAELFAPPLPSDITAACLAIAGALAGYLVLRLLNPRLARSRRYEPRMQRILDADTDA is encoded by the coding sequence ATGACAGAGCAGGGCCTTGTGGTAGCGACCAAAGATACAAGCGCAACCGTCCAATTTGTGCGCACCTCCGCCTGCGCGCGCTGCGGCGCATGCAGCCTGGCATCCGAGAGCCGTGCAATGCTGCTGGAGGTGGAAAACACCCTGCATGCCCGCGTGGGGCAGCGCGTGGAGATCACGCTTGACGGGGGCAACATGCTGCGCGCCTCGGCCATCGCCTATCTGATTCCGCTTTTGGGGCTGCTTGCAGGCGCGCTTGCAGGGCCCGCGGCTGCGGAGCTCTTTGCACCGCCTCTGCCCAGCGATATCACTGCGGCGTGCCTCGCCATCGCAGGCGCGCTTGCGGGGTACCTGGTGCTGCGCCTGCTCAACCCGCGCCTTGCGCGCAGCAGGCGCTATGAACCGCGTATGCAACGCATTCTGGATGCAGATACTGATGCATAA